A single window of Gossypium hirsutum isolate 1008001.06 chromosome A10, Gossypium_hirsutum_v2.1, whole genome shotgun sequence DNA harbors:
- the LOC107951602 gene encoding uncharacterized protein encodes METQVKYMWVVVFVVSMTIAGLNGVEATHDYYGPCGKHDIEKEAQKLSPCTYAAKYWRAPVSERCCAIIEKKLTNPGCLCAILQTRTAYDAGVRPEVAVTIPKRCNIAVRPVGHKCGGFPFV; translated from the exons ATGGAAACTCAAGTGAAGTACATGTGGGTTGTGGTGTTTGTTGTGAGTATGACCATTGCAGGGCTAAACGGAGTGGAAGCAACTCATGATTACTATGGTCCCTGTGGGAAACATGACATCGAGAAGGAAGCTCAGAAGCTGTCTCCATGTACATACGCTGCAAAATACTGGAGAGCTCCGGTTTCTGAGCGTTGCTGTGCTATAATAGAGAAAAAGCTCACCAATCCAGGCTGCCTCTGCGCTATTCTGCAAACTCGTACCGCATACGATGCCGGGGTGAGGCCAGAAGTTGCCGTTACCATTCCAAAACGCTGCAACATTGCTGTTCGTCCGGTCGGTCACAAGTGCGGAG GTTTCCCATTTGTTTAA